Proteins found in one Candidatus Palauibacter scopulicola genomic segment:
- a CDS encoding peptidyl-alpha-hydroxyglycine alpha-amidating lyase family protein has translation MKKLRVTGLAHLTALGAVFLGIAACGAEEAAEDEMMDPAEVTDPAAAGLPNPTPNVIKDWAPLPDGREWGSTAGIDIDPIDGHIWAYDRCGGIALAGGCAENIVDPVFKFHRETGEVLASFGADLFVLPHGIHVDDDGNVWITDSMGTLDKGHTVVKFSPEGEVLMTLGVPGRVGTEPGYFNGPCDVITAPDGSIFVSDGHSGQNANPPEGSTGRVIKFTPEGEYIMEWGVIGDGPGEFRTPHALEFDSQGRLWVADRGNHRIQIFDQEGNLLDTHYQYGRVSGLYIDDEDNVYAIDSESNPNTHSDWLTGVRIGHASEDVVTAFIPPHESDDPQGEAGEGVAVDADGNVYAAEGPNSRAAAEGGITKYTRN, from the coding sequence ATGAAGAAGCTGCGCGTAACCGGACTGGCACACCTTACAGCACTGGGGGCCGTCTTCCTCGGCATCGCGGCCTGCGGCGCGGAGGAGGCCGCGGAAGACGAAATGATGGATCCGGCCGAGGTCACGGATCCGGCGGCGGCGGGTCTCCCGAATCCCACGCCCAACGTCATCAAGGACTGGGCGCCGCTTCCGGATGGCCGCGAGTGGGGTTCCACGGCGGGCATCGACATCGATCCCATCGACGGCCACATCTGGGCCTACGACCGCTGCGGCGGGATCGCGCTCGCCGGCGGGTGCGCCGAGAACATCGTCGATCCCGTGTTCAAGTTCCACCGCGAGACGGGCGAGGTCCTGGCGAGCTTCGGCGCCGACCTCTTCGTGCTTCCGCACGGGATCCACGTGGACGACGACGGGAACGTCTGGATCACCGACTCCATGGGCACGCTCGACAAGGGGCACACGGTGGTGAAGTTCTCGCCCGAGGGGGAGGTGCTGATGACGCTCGGCGTGCCGGGCCGGGTGGGCACCGAGCCGGGCTACTTCAACGGACCGTGCGACGTGATCACCGCCCCCGACGGCTCCATCTTCGTCTCGGACGGTCACAGCGGGCAGAACGCGAACCCGCCGGAGGGCTCCACCGGCCGCGTTATCAAGTTCACGCCCGAGGGGGAGTACATCATGGAGTGGGGCGTGATCGGAGACGGACCGGGCGAATTCCGGACGCCGCACGCGCTGGAGTTCGATTCGCAGGGGCGGCTGTGGGTAGCGGATCGCGGGAACCACCGCATCCAGATCTTCGACCAGGAAGGGAACCTGCTCGATACCCATTACCAGTACGGCCGGGTGAGCGGACTGTACATCGACGATGAGGACAACGTGTACGCGATCGACTCGGAGTCGAACCCCAACACGCACTCGGACTGGCTGACCGGTGTCCGCATCGGGCACGCGTCGGAGGACGTCGTCACGGCCTTCATCCCGCCACACGAGTCCGACGACCCGCAGGGCGAGGCCGGCGAGGGCGTCGCGGTCGATGCGGACGGGAACGTCTATG